One Polaribacter sp. SA4-12 genomic window carries:
- a CDS encoding type II toxin-antitoxin system RelE/ParE family toxin has protein sequence MKVIWSDFAIRMIKEIHFYHKEKVSIKIANKIKKDIFSTTKQLLKHPFSGSEEKALKKLNQNYRYLVKGNYKIIYKPVKEGLLITDVFDTRQNSDKINIQNRY, from the coding sequence ATGAAAGTAATTTGGTCTGATTTCGCAATAAGAATGATTAAAGAAATTCATTTTTATCACAAAGAAAAAGTTTCAATTAAAATTGCTAATAAAATAAAAAAAGATATTTTTTCTACTACAAAACAACTTCTTAAACACCCTTTTTCTGGTTCAGAAGAAAAAGCTCTAAAAAAGTTAAATCAAAATTATAGATATTTAGTAAAAGGAAATTATAAAATAATTTATAAACCCGTAAAAGAAGGTTTATTGATTACTGATGTTTTTGATACTAGACAAAATTCAGATAAAATCAATATTCAAAATAGATACTAA
- a CDS encoding amidohydrolase family protein — MKKQYIYSLVCFLFLLGNVSAQQTPAPKQITAFSIEGATAHLGNGKVIENSLIMFADGKITFVGSAMMKIARSGTIINAKGKHIYPGFIAANASLGLVEIDAVRATDDEDEVGSMLPHIRSLIAYNAESKVVESMRPNGVFMGQITPRGGTISGTSSIMQFDAWNWEDAAIKKDDAIHINWPGSLTRGRWWMGEDPALKEDKNYAKKIEKITTFFSEAKRYLASNTSTENLPFKATKGLFDGSQKIFIHINGEREITDAIKSFKKLGINNMVLVHAKGAENVADLLVKNNISVIIDRSHRIPNGEDDDYDLSYRNAKILIDKGIIVGLGMEGQMERMNTRNLPFYAGTYAAFGVDKEEALKMITSNNAKILGIDHLVGTLEVGKDATLFISEGDALDMRGNILTDAFIQGRKISLETHQTKLWKRYSNKYKTN; from the coding sequence ATGAAAAAACAATATATATATAGTTTGGTATGTTTCTTATTCCTTTTAGGAAACGTATCTGCACAACAAACACCTGCTCCAAAACAAATCACTGCTTTTTCTATTGAAGGAGCAACAGCACATTTAGGAAATGGAAAAGTGATTGAAAATTCACTAATTATGTTTGCTGATGGTAAAATTACATTTGTTGGTAGTGCAATGATGAAAATTGCAAGATCAGGAACCATTATAAACGCAAAAGGAAAACATATTTACCCAGGTTTTATTGCTGCAAATGCATCTTTAGGTTTGGTAGAAATTGATGCTGTAAGAGCAACTGATGATGAAGATGAAGTTGGGTCAATGTTGCCACATATTAGAAGTTTAATTGCATACAATGCAGAAAGTAAAGTTGTAGAATCGATGAGACCAAATGGTGTTTTCATGGGGCAAATAACACCTCGAGGAGGAACAATTTCTGGTACTTCTTCTATTATGCAATTTGATGCTTGGAACTGGGAAGATGCTGCGATTAAAAAAGATGATGCAATTCATATTAATTGGCCAGGGAGTTTAACTCGTGGTCGTTGGTGGATGGGAGAAGATCCTGCTTTAAAAGAAGATAAAAACTACGCTAAAAAAATTGAGAAAATCACAACTTTCTTTTCTGAAGCAAAAAGATATTTAGCAAGTAACACTTCAACAGAAAACCTACCTTTTAAAGCTACAAAAGGGTTATTTGATGGTTCTCAAAAAATATTTATTCATATAAATGGCGAAAGAGAAATTACAGACGCTATAAAATCATTTAAAAAACTAGGCATAAATAACATGGTGTTAGTTCATGCTAAAGGCGCTGAAAATGTTGCCGATTTATTAGTTAAAAATAACATTTCTGTTATTATAGACAGATCTCATAGAATTCCTAATGGAGAAGATGATGATTATGATTTATCATACAGAAATGCGAAGATTTTAATTGATAAAGGAATCATTGTTGGTTTAGGAATGGAAGGACAAATGGAACGTATGAATACTAGAAACTTACCGTTTTATGCAGGAACTTATGCTGCTTTTGGTGTTGATAAAGAAGAAGCTTTAAAAATGATTACTTCTAACAATGCAAAAATATTAGGTATTGATCATTTAGTAGGAACCTTAGAAGTAGGTAAAGATGCTACTCTATTTATTTCTGAAGGTGATGCTTTAGACATGAGAGGAAATATTTTAACAGATGCTTTTATACAAGGTAGAAAAATTAGTTTAGAAACACATCAAACAAAACTTTGGAAACGTTATTCTAATAAATACAAAACAAATTAA
- the dnaB gene encoding replicative DNA helicase, with product MEKTSPVAGKKIDKSRLVNLEKGKIPPQAVELEEAVLGAMMIDKKGIDDVIDVLSSDAFYDQKHQEIYAAIYELFQNSEPIDLLTVSNLLKKNGKLEFVGGDFSLIRLTQKVASSAHIEFHARIILQKYIQRKLISISSEIIENAYDESTDVFELLDDAEAKLFEVTQGNLKKSSEAAGSLVKQALKKIQEIGNSEGMSGLETGFTKLDALTSGWQPSDLVIIAARPGMGKTAFVISMAKNMAIDFGHGVAVFSLEMSSVQLITRMISSETGLTSEKLRKGNLEAHEWEQLNVKVKKLSDAPIFIDDTPSLSVFDLRAKARRLVSQHGVKIIVIDYLQLMTAGGKAGGNREQEISMISRNLKALAKELEVPVIALSQLSRAVETRGGSKRPLLSDLRESGAIEQDADIVSFIFRPEYYGMTEWDDDEHTPCEGQGEFIVAKHRNGGLDNIRLKFTGHLAKFSDLEEGFSSEFQSSMNADFPDDVFPGESIQPKDAFGDDVPF from the coding sequence ATGGAAAAAACGAGTCCTGTTGCAGGAAAAAAGATAGACAAATCAAGATTAGTAAATCTTGAAAAAGGGAAGATTCCGCCACAGGCAGTAGAATTAGAGGAAGCTGTATTGGGCGCAATGATGATTGATAAGAAGGGAATTGATGACGTTATTGACGTCTTAAGTTCAGATGCTTTTTACGATCAGAAGCACCAAGAAATTTATGCAGCAATTTATGAATTGTTCCAAAATTCTGAACCTATTGACCTTTTAACAGTATCAAACTTGTTAAAAAAGAATGGAAAGTTAGAATTTGTTGGTGGTGATTTTTCTTTGATTCGTTTAACTCAAAAAGTAGCCTCTTCTGCACACATTGAGTTCCATGCTAGAATCATTTTACAAAAATATATACAGCGTAAATTAATCTCAATTTCATCAGAAATTATAGAAAATGCGTATGATGAAAGCACAGATGTTTTCGAATTATTAGATGATGCTGAAGCAAAACTTTTTGAAGTTACCCAAGGGAATTTAAAGAAAAGTTCTGAAGCTGCAGGTTCACTTGTAAAACAAGCTTTAAAAAAGATTCAAGAAATTGGTAACTCAGAAGGAATGTCTGGTTTAGAGACAGGTTTTACCAAACTAGATGCATTAACTTCTGGTTGGCAACCATCCGATTTAGTTATTATAGCTGCACGTCCTGGTATGGGAAAAACGGCATTTGTAATTTCGATGGCAAAAAATATGGCAATCGATTTTGGACATGGAGTTGCAGTATTCTCATTAGAGATGTCTTCTGTACAGTTAATTACACGTATGATTTCTTCAGAAACGGGTTTAACTTCAGAAAAATTAAGAAAAGGAAATTTAGAAGCACATGAATGGGAACAATTAAATGTAAAAGTTAAGAAATTATCTGATGCTCCTATTTTTATTGATGATACACCATCACTTTCTGTTTTCGATTTACGTGCAAAAGCCCGAAGATTGGTATCGCAACACGGTGTAAAAATTATTGTAATTGATTATTTACAATTAATGACAGCAGGTGGAAAAGCAGGTGGAAATCGTGAACAAGAAATCTCTATGATTTCGAGAAACTTAAAAGCTTTAGCAAAAGAATTAGAAGTGCCAGTAATTGCACTTTCTCAATTATCTCGTGCTGTAGAAACACGTGGAGGATCTAAAAGACCTTTACTTTCTGATTTACGTGAATCTGGAGCAATTGAGCAAGATGCAGATATTGTATCTTTTATTTTCCGTCCAGAATATTATGGAATGACAGAATGGGATGATGATGAACACACGCCATGTGAAGGACAAGGTGAATTTATTGTTGCAAAACATAGAAATGGTGGTTTAGATAATATTCGTTTGAAATTTACAGGTCATTTAGCAAAATTCTCAGATTTAGAAGAAGGCTTTAGCTCCGAATTTCAATCATCTATGAATGCAGATTTTCCAGATGATGTTTTTCCTGGAGAAAGCATACAGCCTAAAGATGCTTTTGGTGATGATGTTCCTTTCTAA
- a CDS encoding DUF3810 domain-containing protein, whose product MKWNKTHIFLAIFLPIQILLMKLVAENPAFIERYYSNGIYPTISSFFRILLGWIPFSVGDLLLAFGLFLFIRFLFRLIKTRFKNFIPKIIHLIAVFSVIYFCFYLFWGLNYYREPLAKNLNYQQKKYTTAQLQKVTEHIVENLNYYQLKITKNDTLKIENPYSQKEMYQMAISGYNHLSEDFPQLKYQHPSVKSSLMSLLQTYNGTGGYLNPLTGEAQVNDRIPKSGYPTTTCHEMAHQIGFAAENEANFIGFLAANYNDDVYFKYASYRMAFGYCISELRKRDKNVSKELWKTVNRGVSKDFNASYQFWQAYKNPFEPLVKKGYNAYLKANKQDKGVQSYNYVVDLFISYFETSSKT is encoded by the coding sequence ATGAAATGGAATAAGACCCACATTTTTTTAGCAATTTTCTTACCAATTCAAATACTTTTGATGAAATTGGTGGCAGAAAATCCTGCTTTTATTGAACGTTATTATTCAAACGGAATCTATCCAACCATTTCATCCTTTTTTAGAATCCTTTTAGGTTGGATTCCTTTTTCCGTTGGGGATTTATTATTGGCTTTTGGACTCTTTCTTTTTATCCGTTTCCTGTTTCGATTAATAAAAACGAGATTCAAAAATTTTATTCCTAAAATCATTCATTTAATTGCTGTCTTTTCTGTTATTTATTTCTGTTTTTATCTTTTTTGGGGACTGAATTATTATAGAGAACCATTAGCTAAAAACTTAAACTATCAACAAAAAAAGTATACAACTGCACAACTTCAAAAAGTTACTGAACATATTGTTGAAAACCTGAATTATTATCAACTAAAAATCACAAAAAACGATACTTTAAAAATTGAAAACCCTTATTCTCAAAAGGAAATGTATCAAATGGCAATTTCCGGTTATAATCATTTATCTGAAGATTTTCCGCAGTTAAAATATCAACATCCATCCGTAAAAAGTTCTTTAATGAGTTTGTTACAAACCTATAATGGTACTGGTGGATATTTAAATCCGTTAACTGGTGAAGCGCAAGTAAATGATCGGATTCCTAAATCTGGTTATCCTACAACTACCTGTCATGAAATGGCGCATCAAATTGGATTTGCAGCAGAAAACGAAGCCAATTTTATTGGTTTTTTAGCGGCTAATTATAATGACGACGTTTATTTTAAATATGCAAGTTATAGAATGGCTTTTGGCTATTGTATTTCTGAATTAAGAAAACGAGACAAAAACGTATCCAAAGAACTTTGGAAAACTGTAAACAGAGGAGTTTCTAAAGATTTTAATGCGAGTTATCAGTTTTGGCAAGCCTATAAAAATCCTTTCGAACCTTTGGTGAAAAAAGGATACAACGCTTACTTAAAGGCAAATAAACAAGACAAAGGTGTGCAATCTTATAATTATGTTGTTGATTTGTTTATCAGTTATTTTGAAACTTCTTCAAAAACTTAA
- a CDS encoding amidohydrolase family protein, with amino-acid sequence MRKLLLFFSLFVAFSMHSQEYFPTNTGVKTTMNKVVAFKNATIYVTPKKVIKKGTLLVKDGKVVAVGKSVSIPKGTEIIDLAGKTIYPSFIDIYSSFGITKPKSNPTSRRSGKPQYDASRKGFYWNDHIRPETKAANSFKFDDKKATDYLKAGFGVVNTHLQDGIVRGNGLLVALNSNSSDAYRILENTSAQYLSFSKSALSKQSYPTSKMGAMALLRQMYLDAKWYADGNTKNSDQSLEALNTNKNLLQIFEASSWLDVLRADKIGDEFNIQYTILGGGDEYERINEIKKTNASLIIPINFQDAYDVSNPLIAKQIPLSDMRKWNQEPSNLSVLAKNGINFALTTHKLKSVNSFHKNLQKAIKYGFNKEKALESLTTTPAKLLSKTTIGNLNIGSYANFIITSGDVFDSKTTIYENWVQGDKNVINDMNLKDITGDYNVSVNGKNYALSITGKGTKQIGAVKLNDEKVKSKFSFKDGWIHLTIMDNGYTRLIGQIINASNVMQGTAYDEAGNESNWSASKTFRKDSKKKKEDKKKEDAVTLLPVSYPNVGYGNFTLPKQETILIKNATVWTSEDEGILENTDVLIKDGKIEKIGQNLKSSRAKVIDGTGKYLTAGIIDEHSHIATSAVNEAGHNSTAEVSIEDVVNPTDMNIYRNLAGGVTSIQILHGSANPIGGRSAIIKLKWGENAEGLIYKDSPKFIKFALGENVKQSNWGENNNIRFPQTRMGTEQVFIDYFQRAKEYDALKKSGKPYRKDIELETLAEIINKERFISCHSYVQSEINMLMKVADKFNFNINTFTHILEGYKVADKMKEHGVGASTFSDWWAYKYEVLDAIPYNAAILANQGITVAINSDDREMSRRLNQEAAKTIKYGGMSELEAWKMVTINPAKLLHLDNRTGSIKVGKDGDVVLWSHNPLSIYAKAEKTIIDGTIYFDIEKDLEKRESIKNEKSKLLKMMLSEKMKGGKTVMPKKKRNQNFHCDSE; translated from the coding sequence ATGAGAAAATTACTCTTATTTTTCTCCTTATTTGTCGCATTTTCTATGCATTCGCAAGAGTATTTCCCAACAAATACAGGTGTAAAAACAACTATGAATAAAGTAGTCGCTTTTAAAAACGCTACTATTTATGTAACTCCGAAAAAAGTTATTAAAAAAGGAACTTTATTAGTAAAAGACGGCAAAGTTGTAGCTGTTGGTAAATCTGTATCTATTCCAAAAGGAACAGAAATCATTGATTTGGCAGGAAAAACAATCTACCCTTCTTTTATAGATATCTATTCAAGTTTTGGAATCACAAAACCTAAAAGTAACCCTACAAGTAGACGAAGTGGAAAACCACAATATGATGCTTCTAGAAAAGGTTTTTATTGGAACGATCATATTAGACCAGAAACCAAAGCTGCAAATTCATTTAAATTTGATGATAAAAAAGCAACCGATTATTTAAAAGCTGGTTTTGGCGTTGTAAATACACATTTACAAGACGGAATTGTTCGTGGAAATGGACTATTAGTTGCACTAAATTCTAATTCTTCAGATGCGTATCGGATTTTAGAAAATACGTCTGCACAATATTTATCATTTAGTAAAAGTGCTTTATCAAAACAATCTTACCCAACTTCTAAAATGGGTGCTATGGCTTTATTGCGTCAAATGTATTTAGATGCAAAATGGTATGCAGATGGAAATACAAAAAACTCAGACCAATCTTTAGAAGCTTTAAATACAAATAAAAATTTGCTGCAAATTTTTGAAGCTAGTAGTTGGTTAGATGTTTTAAGAGCTGATAAAATTGGTGATGAATTTAATATTCAATATACAATTCTTGGTGGTGGAGATGAATATGAAAGAATCAATGAGATTAAGAAAACAAATGCGAGTTTAATTATTCCGATTAATTTTCAAGATGCTTATGATGTTAGCAATCCTTTAATTGCAAAACAGATTCCTTTAAGTGATATGCGTAAGTGGAATCAAGAACCATCTAACTTAAGTGTTTTAGCTAAAAACGGAATTAATTTTGCCTTAACAACTCACAAATTAAAATCAGTAAATTCTTTCCATAAAAATCTACAGAAAGCTATAAAGTATGGTTTTAATAAGGAAAAAGCTTTAGAATCTTTAACAACAACTCCTGCTAAATTATTAAGTAAAACTACAATTGGTAATTTAAATATTGGTAGTTATGCGAATTTTATTATTACATCAGGTGACGTTTTTGACAGCAAAACAACTATTTATGAAAACTGGGTTCAAGGTGATAAAAATGTAATAAATGATATGAATCTCAAAGATATTACTGGTGATTACAACGTAAGTGTTAATGGAAAAAACTATGCGCTTTCAATTACTGGTAAAGGAACGAAACAAATTGGTGCTGTAAAATTGAATGATGAAAAAGTGAAATCGAAATTTTCTTTTAAAGATGGATGGATTCACTTAACAATTATGGACAATGGTTATACAAGATTAATTGGTCAAATAATTAATGCTTCTAATGTAATGCAAGGAACTGCTTATGATGAAGCTGGTAATGAATCTAATTGGTCGGCATCAAAAACATTTAGAAAAGACAGTAAAAAGAAAAAAGAGGATAAAAAGAAAGAAGATGCTGTAACTCTTTTACCTGTAAGTTATCCGAATGTTGGTTATGGTAATTTTACATTGCCAAAACAAGAAACTATTTTAATTAAGAACGCAACAGTTTGGACTTCTGAAGACGAAGGAATCTTAGAAAATACAGACGTTTTAATTAAAGACGGAAAAATTGAAAAAATTGGTCAAAATTTAAAATCTAGCAGAGCAAAAGTAATTGATGGAACTGGAAAATATTTAACTGCAGGAATCATTGATGAGCATTCTCACATTGCTACATCGGCAGTAAATGAGGCAGGTCATAACTCAACTGCAGAAGTATCTATAGAAGATGTTGTAAATCCTACTGATATGAATATCTACCGAAATTTAGCTGGTGGAGTTACTTCTATTCAAATTTTACATGGTTCTGCAAATCCTATTGGTGGGCGTTCTGCAATCATCAAACTAAAATGGGGAGAAAATGCTGAGGGTTTAATTTACAAAGATTCGCCTAAGTTTATCAAATTTGCTTTGGGTGAAAACGTAAAACAATCTAATTGGGGAGAAAATAATAACATTCGTTTTCCACAAACAAGAATGGGAACAGAACAGGTTTTTATAGATTATTTTCAAAGAGCAAAAGAATATGATGCTTTAAAGAAAAGCGGAAAACCGTATAGAAAAGACATTGAATTAGAAACTTTAGCTGAAATTATTAATAAAGAGCGTTTTATTTCTTGTCATTCTTATGTGCAATCAGAAATTAATATGTTGATGAAAGTTGCTGATAAATTCAATTTTAACATCAACACATTTACACACATTTTAGAAGGATATAAAGTTGCTGATAAAATGAAAGAACATGGTGTTGGTGCTTCTACTTTTTCTGATTGGTGGGCATATAAATACGAAGTTTTAGATGCAATACCTTATAATGCTGCAATTTTAGCAAACCAAGGAATTACAGTTGCTATTAATTCTGATGACAGAGAAATGTCTAGAAGATTGAATCAAGAAGCTGCTAAAACTATTAAATATGGTGGAATGTCTGAGTTAGAAGCATGGAAAATGGTGACTATTAATCCTGCAAAATTATTGCATTTAGATAACAGAACTGGTTCTATTAAAGTTGGTAAAGATGGTGATGTTGTTTTATGGAGTCATAATCCACTTTCAATTTATGCAAAAGCAGAAAAGACAATTATAGATGGAACAATTTATTTTGATATCGAAAAAGATTTAGAAAAACGTGAATCCATCAAAAACGAGAAAAGCAAATTGTTAAAAATGATGCTTTCAGAAAAAATGAAAGGTGGAAAAACGGTGATGCCAAAGAAAAAACGTAACCAAAACTTTCATTGTGATTCAGAATAA